The bacterium sequence TCGTCGGGAGCCCCCCACACCGGCCCCCCTACCGGGATCATCCGGGACCTGGGGTGCGTCCGGATCAGTGTCTTGGCGAGATCGGTCACCACCGCCTGTGTCATGCGGACAAGCCGGCCGGGCAAGGGACGGGCGGTGCGGTAGAGGGCCGCCGCCGCGAACGCGGCCACCCGTCTCGCCGACATCTCAAGCGCGCGCGCCGCCGCGCCCGCCATCTCGCCGGTCGCGCGGAGCAGGTCGGTGAGCGATCGCCCGGTGAAGAGCAGCGCCGCGCCCACCCCCCCCAGCGCGGTCACCGTCCACAGACCGGGGTCGCCGACGGCCCGGCGCAGCAGCACCTCGAGCCGGGCTCCCACGTACCCACCGCCGCGGCGGGCGGCGGCGGCGGCGAACTCTCGCCCTCCGGGATACCGAAAGTGCAGCGCGACCAGCGCCACCAGGTAGCCGAGGAGGACGCCGTAGAGGCGGGCGCTGAGGTGAAAGGATTCCCGGACGAAGAGGGTCAGCCCAATCACGAGGCACAACACGGGCACGATGGGAAGGCCCACCCCAAACATCACGCCCAACCGCGCCGCCACAAAACGGGGCGCGTGGGCCGTCTGTGTGGGCATGAGGCTGATGCCGATCAGCAAGGCGAGGGCGATCAGAAAGGCACCTGCGATTTTGGCGGGCATCGACCCGCCGCGGGACCGTCTGCGTCTGGCCACGTGCGGCCTCCTCTGCTGCGATGAGTGCTGCGTCCGTTGCCGGAACGTCGGGTGCTACACTTCCACCAGCAATGGTAAGATCATCGGCTGCCTGTGGGTCTTTTCGAATACATAGCGGCTGAGCGTATCCCTAATGGCCGAGCGAACGCCTCCCCACTCCGTGATCCCGCGATCGTGACAGCGGGTCACGGTTTCCCGCACGCGCTGCTTGCATTCCTCGATCAGGCCCCCAGACTCGCGCACGTGCACGAACCCACGCGACACGATATCCGGTTCCGCCAGCAGTTCCCCGCTCTGGCGGTCGAGCGCCACGAGCGCGATCACCACGCCGTCTTGGGCGAGGTGCCGGCGGTCGCGCAAGACCACCGTCCCCACCCCCACCCCGAGCCCGTCGACGAGGATATTCCCCGCCTCCACGGTCCCGACGCGGGCGATCCGGGTCGGTGTCACCTCGACCACTTGTCCATTCTCCATGAGGAGGGTCCGTTCCTTTGGGATCCCCACCTCCTGGGCCAGGAGCTGATTCAGGACGAGGTGCCGGTACTCTCCGTGCACCGGGATGAAGAAGTTGGGGCGCAGCAGCGTCAGCATCAATTTCAGTTCCTCCTGACAGGCGTGCCCGGAGACGTGCACCTGCGGGCCGTAGATCACCTCCGCCCCCTGCCGGAAGAGCTGATTGATCGTGCGGCCGACCATCGCCTCGTTCCCCGGGATGGGACTCGCGGACAGCACCACCGTGTCGCCGGGAGCGATCGTCACCAGACGGTGCGTGCCGGCCGCCATCCGCGTCATGGCGGAGAGGGGTTCGCCCTGGCTCCCGGTGGTCAGGATCGCCACCTGCTTGACGGGGAGCCGGCCGATCTGCTCCAACGGCACGAGGGTCCCGCGCGGAATCGTGAGGACGCCCAGTTCCGAGGCGATGGCGACCGTGTCCACCATGCTCCGCCCGGCCAGGGCGACCTTGCGATCGTGCAGTGCCGCCGTTCGGAACACCTGCGCCACCCGGTGGACGTTGCTGGCAAACGTCGTCACGAGAATCCGCCCGCCGGCGCGGGCGAAGATCGCGTCGAGGGCGCCCCCCACCACGCGTTCCGACGGGGCATACCCGGGCCGCTCGACGTTGGTCGAGTCCATCAGCAGCAGCCGCACCCCGGCCTCCCCGATCTCCGCCAGGCGGGAGAAATCGGTCGGCTCGCCGTCGATCGGGGTTTGATCGAACTTAAAGTCCCCCGTGCAGACGATCGTCCCCGCGGGGGTGCGGACGACGATCGCACAGGCCTGGGGGATGCTGTGGTTGACGTGGACGAACTCAACGTCAAACGGCCCGATGCGCACCGGGCGGCGCGGCCGGACCGGGATCCCCTTCATGCGGGGAGCCTCCTTGGACTCCTCCACCCGGCGGCGGGCGAGCCCCAGGGTAAGGGGGGTGCCGTACACCGGGGCGGGTGCAGCCTGGAGAAGGTATGGCAGTCCGCCGATGTGATCTTCGTGCCCGTGCGTGAGCACCACGCCGCGGACGGTCCCCTCGGCCGCCAGGAGCCGAAAATCCGGGATGACGAGGTCGATCCCGGGGAGCTCCTCGTCGGGAAACATCAGCCCCGCATCGACGACGAGGAGGTCGCGACCGAGCCGGATCAGCGTGCTGTTCTTTCCGATCTCCCCCAGCCCCCCGAGCGGAATGACCTGCAGCCCGTCCCCCCGCCGGGCGGCGGGGGCGCGGCCGGACGCAGGAGCAGAGGGCAACGGTTCCTCAAGGGGTACGACCACCGGGGGCCCGGCCTGGGGAGGCGGGGGCAGGCGTCGGGAGCGCCGGCGCCGGCGGGCGCTCACGGCGGCGGCACCTCCGCGGACGGATGCAGCAGTGCGGCGAGTGCCTGGATGTCACGGAACAGCACCGGGCGCACGCTGGGATTATGAAGCGCGTAGGACGGGTGGTAGAGAGGCAGGATCGTCATCGCGCCCCGCCGCTGCGATCGGCCGTGGACCTCCTTGATCTGCGCGCCAGGGAGAAACGCCTCAAGCGCGTAGCGGCCCAGGGTGACGACGATGCGGGGGCGAAGCAGCGCCACCTGCGCCGTCAGCCAGGGTGCGCACGCCGCGATCTCCTGTGGGGTCGGCGGGCGGTCCCGCGGACGATCCCCCCCCGTCGTGGCGCGGTCCTTGACGACGTTCGTCACGTACACGTCCTCGCGTCCGAGCCCCACGCTTGCCAGTAGGGCATCGAGCAATCCGCCCGCCCGACCCACGAACGGCCGGCCGGTGAGATCCTCCTCCCTGCCCGGGCCTTCCCCCACGACGATCACGCCGCCGCGGGCGGAACCGTCGCCCGGGACGGCGTAGGTCCGCGTGCGCCACAGCGGGCAGCGCCGGCACCGCCGAATCCGACCGTGCAGGGCGGGAAGGCCGCGGGGCGATCGCGCGACGAAAATCCCTCGCTCAGGCCGCGACCGGGGCGAGCGCGAGATCCCTGAGGACGGCCCCGATGCGCTCGCGCTCCGCGGGGGTCGCCTCGATGAGCGGCAGACGCAGGCCGCCCACCTCGAAGCCCGCCATGGCCATCGCCGCCTTCACCGGGGTCGGGTTCGTCGTGATGAAGATGACCTTAAACAGGGGCCAGAGGCGCAGATGGATTCCCAACGCCCGCTTGACGTCCCCCGTCTGAAACGCCTGGATCATCGCCTTGATCTCCCGGCCCGCCAGGTGGGACGCCACGCTGACGACGCCGGTCCCGCCCACGGCCAGCAGCGGAAGGGTCAGGCTGTCGTCCCCGCTGTAGAGGTGAAACTCCGGGGGCGTCAGCTTGCGGATCTGCGACATCTGGTCGAGGTTGCCGCTCGCTTCCTTCACGGCGACGATGTTGGGCACGTCGGCGAGACGGGCGATCGTGGCCGGCTCGCAGTTCACCGAGGTCCGGCTCTGGATGTTGTAGAGCATGACCGAGAGCCGGGTGCTCTCCGCCACGGCCTTGAAGTGCTGGTACAGCCCTTCCTGGGAGGGCTTGTTGTAGTAGGGGTTCACGAGGAGCACGCCGTCGCAGCCGACCCGCTCCGCTTCGCGCGTCAGGTGGACGCTGTGCGCGGTGTTGTAGGTGCCCGTCCCGGCGATGACCTTTGCCCGCGTGCCGACGGCCTCACGGACCGTGGCGAACAACCGGATCTTCTCCTCATCGGTGAGCGTCGGCGACTCACCCGTCGTCCCGCACACCACCAGTCCGTCGGAGCCGGTATCAACGAGTCGCTTGGCCAGCGCCGCCGCCCGATCGTAGTCCACGGCCAGCGCGCGGTCCATCGGCGTCACCATGGCGGTGAGTACCTGTCCAAAACTGGCCATCGCTCTCCCTCCCTGAGTGGTCTCGGCAGGCCCGGGGTGCGGCCGTCCTCAAAAATGTTCAGGATCCCCCGGCAAGGCTCCTGCTCGGCGGCTTCGGATTCTGGCGTTCGGCGGCAAGCCCATCGGCGATCAGCGCCTCCGCGATCTGCACCGCGTTGAGGGCCGCGCCCTTCCTGAGGTTGTCGGTCACCGCCACCAAGCAGAGACCGTGGGGAACCGTCGGGTCGGGCCGCAGCCGCCCGACGATGCACGCGTCCCGCCCGGTCGCGTACAGCGGCGTTGGAAACACGCCGTGATCGGGATCGTCGGCCACCTCAACCCCGGGAGCGGCGGCCAGCACCGCGCGCGCCCGGTCGACGGGGAACGGCCGGGCGAACTCCACGTGCAGCGCCATGAGGTGGCTGATGAGGATCGGCACCCGCACCGTCGTCACGCTGACGGGGAGGTCGGCCTCCATGATCTTCCTGGTCTCGTGAATCATCTTGTCTTCCTCTTCCGTCACGCCCCCGGGCATCCACTTCCACTGCGGCAGGAGGTTGAAGGCGATCGGCTGTGCGGTGCCGGCCACCCGCTCCACCGCGTCCGGTTGGGGCCGCTCCCGCAGCAGCGCCTCGTCGGCCAGCAGGCGGCGGGCCTGGTCCAGGAGCGCGTCCATCTGATCGCGGCCGGCCCCCGAGACGGATTGGTAGGTGCAGACCACCACCCGGCGGATGGGGACGACGGCGTGGAGGGGAGCGAGCGCCATCAGCATCGTGATCGTGGAGCAGTTCGGGTTCGCGATGATCCCCCGGTGCCCCCGCAGCGCGTGGCGGTTGACCTCCGGGATAACCAGCGGCACGTCGGGGGCCATCCGAAAGGTGGAGCTCTTGTCGATGACCAGCGTCCCCGCCGCGGCGGCCGCCCGGGCGAAGCGTTCGCTGGCCCCGTCCCCGCCGCCGAAGAAGGCGATCTGGACGCCGGCGAGTGCCTCCGACGTCGTCTCCACCACCGTGTGGGGCTGGCCTCGAAACGTCACGGTGCGTCCGGCGGAGCGCGCGCTGGCCGTCGCCCGCAGCGCGGCGACGGGGAAGGATCGTTCCTCCAGCACCCGCAACACCGTCTGCCCCACCGCACCCGTCGCGCCGACGACCGCGACCTCAAACCCAGGCATCCCTCTCCCTCCCACTACAGATCGAGCACGTGCTCCAACCCTTCCACGAAGCGGCGCAGGGCCCCGACCCGCTGAATCGCGAGCACCAGCCCCGGCATGAACGACTCCTCGCTCGTGGAGTCGTGCCGGATGGTCAGCGTCTGCCCCGGCCCGCCAAACAGCACCACCTGATGGGCGACCAATCCGGGCAGCCGCACGCTGTGGACCGGCACCGCATCGATCGAGGCACCCCGCGCGCCCTCGGCGACCACCGTCTCGGTCACGGGCGGCTCGGGCGCGGCTCCCCGCGCCTCGGCCACCAGACGCGCGGTGCGCGCGGCGGTGCCCGACGGCGCGTCGCGCTTACGGTCGTGGTGCAGTTCGATGATCTCCGCGTGCGGGAAGAACCGGGCCGCACGCCGAGCAAACTCCATCATCAACACGGCTCCGAGCGCGAAGTTGGGGGCGAGGATGCCGCCCAGCTCTTGGGCGGCGCACCGCTCCCGCAGGACGGTGACGGCCTCGACGGAGAGCCCGGTCGCACCGATCACCACCGGCACCCGATGATCGAGGGCCACGGCGGCGTGCTCCGCGGCGGCGTCGCCGTGGGTGAGGTCGACCAGCACCGTCGGCCGACCCATCAGGAAGATGTCCACCAGGCTGGCGGTGATCGGCACGCCGATCGTTCCCGCTCCGGCCACGCCCCCCGCATCCTGGCCCACGCCGGTCTTGCGGCCGAGGGCACCCACCACGGTCATGTCCTCCCGCCGTGCGATCGTCCGCACGGCCGCCCGCCCCATCCGGCCGGCGGCGCCGGCCACGACCACCCTATGCACCTGCACGGGCCCGCACCTCTTCCTCGATGGCTGCGATGAGCGCGGGCTGCTGATCGAAGGGGCCGATCGCCGCGAGCGCCAGCCGATCGGGAACCAGAAGCGAATCTGCCAGGTGCCGCACGGCCTCGCCCTCGACGGCATCGACGTCGGCGATGATTTCGTCCAGGGTGATCTGGCGCCCGAAGTACTGCTCCGAGCGGGCCAGTTTGCTCATCCGGCTGCCGGGGGTCTCCAGGGCGAGCATCAGGTTCCCCTTGAGCGATTCCTTGGCCCGGGCCACCTCGTCAACGGTCAGCCCGTCGCGCGCGCGCACCAGGCCGGCGAGGATCAGTCGCACGACCTCCCGCGTCGCGGCGGGGCTCGTGCCGGCGTAAACGACGAACGCCCCCGCATCGGCGTAGGCGGACTGGTAGGAGGAGATGGAGTACGCCAGCCCGCGCTCCTCCCGGATCTCCTGGAAGAGCCGGCTGCTCATCCCGCTCCCCAGCGCGGAGTCGAGGACCGCCAGGACGTACCGATCCGGGTGGGCCTGGGCGAGGCCGGGCACGCCGAGACAGAGGTGCACCTGCTCGATCTCCTTACTCCGGTAGGCTGTCGCCCGCTGGGGCCGGGGCGGCACGTGGACGGCCGGGGCGGCGCGCCCGGCCCATCCGCCCAGAAACTGGTCGGCGAGATCCACGATCTGCTCGTGATCCAACAACCCCGCCGCGGTGACCAGCACGGCGTCGGGGCGGTACCGCTCCGCCATGTAGGCCTGGAGATCCTCACGGGTCAGTCCGCCCAGGCTGGCCAGGCTCCCGGAAACCGGGCGGCCGAGCGGGTGCTCGGGCCACAGGGTCTCCGCGAACACGTCGTGCACGAGGTCGTCCGGAGCGTCCTCGTACATCTTGATCTCCTCGGCGAGCACCTGTCGCTCCTTTTCGACCGCCTCCGCGTCCATCGCCGGGTGGAGGAGCATGTCCGTGAGGATCGCCATCCCCTCCGCCAGGTGATCGCGCAGCACCCGCAGGTAGTAGCAGGTGTGTTCTTTGTCCGTGAACGCGTTGAGCTGGCCCCCGATCGCGTCCACCGCCTCGGCGATGGCCAGCGCCGATCGCGTCGCGGTGCCCTTGAACAGGATGTGCTCGATAAAATGGGAGATCCCGTTGTGCGGAGTGTCTTCGTACCGAGACCCCGCCGCGATCCAGACGCCCAGCGCCACCGTGCGCACGTGGTCCATCGGTTCGGTGATCACCGTCACCCCGTTGGAAAGGGTCGCGCGCCGGTACAGCGCCTGGTCAACCGCCATCGTCATCCCCATGCCGCGGCCCCCCCACCGGGCGATCCCGCCCGGAGCCCCATAGGTAGCCGAGAAGCCTCCTCGCGGAGGCTTCCCCAACGCCAGGATGAACGCCCGTCACTACGGCCCCGGCTTTCGACGCGGGGGTCGTGGCCCCCGGTGATCCCGATCCCGAGGTCCGCGATCGTGCCGGTCGAACCGTTCGGCCCGGCGCGTCTCCCCGCCGCCGCCATCGCCCCCCTCGGGGGACAGCCCCGCCGGCACTTCGTCCCCCGGCACCAACCCCCGCCGGGTCAGGTTGACGCGCCCGAGGTTATCGATCTCCTTGACCTTCACCTCAAGTTCGTCGCCCACCTTGACGACGTCCTCCACCTTGTTGACCCGTTCGCGGGAGAGTTCGGAGATGTGGACCAGCCCCTCCTTGCCCGGGAAGATCTCCACAAACGCGCCGAAGTTCATCAGGCGGGTCACCCGTCCCTTGTAGATCTCGCCCGGCTTCGCCTCCTTGACGATGTCCTCGATCATTCGCTGCGCGCGCGCGGCGGCCTCTTCGTCCGCCGAGGCGATCAGCACGCGTCCGTCCTGCTCGATGTCGATCTTGACCCCGGTCTCCGCGGTGATCTTGTTGATCACCTTCCCGCCTGGACCGATCACCTCGCGGATCCGCTCCGGGTTGATGACGATCGTGATGATCCGCGGCGCGTACGGCGACATCGTGGACCGTGGGGCGGGAATCGTCCGCACGATCGCATCGAGGATCCGCATCCGCGCCTCCCGCGCTTGGGCCAGGGCCTGGCGGAAGATCTCCCGGGAGAGCCCCCCGATCTTGATGTCCATCTGCAGCGCGGTCACCCCGTCTCGGGTCCCCGCCACCTTGAAGTCCATGTCGCCCATCGCGTCCTCGATCCCCTGAATATCCGTGAGGATCGCGACGCGCGGATCCCCCGCCGGCCCGGTGATCAGCCCCATGGCGATCCCCCCGACCGGCTTGCGAATCGGCACCCCCGCATCCATCAAAGCCAGCGTGCTGCCGCAGACCGAAGCCATCGAGGTGGACCCGTTCGACTCGAGCACGAGGGAAACGAGACGGATGGTGTACGGCCACTCCTCTTCCGGGGGCAACATCGGCTCCACGGCACGCTCGGCCAGGGCCCCGTGCCCGATCTCGCGTCGACCTGGACTGCGCATCGGACGGGCCTCGCCCACGCTATAGGGCGGGAAGTCGTAGTGGTGCATGTATCGCTTCCGGTCCCGCGTGCTCAGGTCGTCGATGATCTGTTCGTCCTGTCCCGTCCCCAGCGTGCACGCCGTCAGGACCTGGGTCTGTCCCCGCACGAACAACCCGGAGCCGTGCACCCGAGGCAGCAGCCCCACCTGCGCGGAGAGCGGACGGATCTCCGTGGGGGTGCGGCCGTCGGTCCGGATGCCGTCGTTGAGAATCATCCGGCGGACTTCCGCCTTGATCACGCCGTCCACTAGGTCGCCGACGATCTTGGCCTGTCCGGGAAATCGATCCGCCAGCGTGGTCTGCGTGTCCGCGGCGACTTCGGCTAGCGCCGTTTCCCGCGCCAGCTTGTCGCCTCGGCGCAAGGCCTCGGCAATCTTCGCCGCCGCCGTTTCCCGCACCGCCGCCTCTATTTCGGGGTACGCGGGGGGCGTCACCGAAAGTTTGGCGCGCCCTACCCGGCGGACCAGGTCGTCGATCCCGGCGATGATCCGCTTGATCTCCCCGTGGGCGAGGTCGAGGGCCTCGAGCAGGCGCTCCTCGGAGACCTCACGCGCGCCCGCTTCCACCATGGTGATGCCGTCCCGGGTGCCGGCGACGACGAGATCCAAGTCCATCGCCTTCTCATCGATCAGCTTCAGCGAGGGGTTGACCACCAACTGACCGTCGACCTGGCCGATCCGGACCGCGGCGATCGGCCCATGGAACGGGATGTCTGAAATCGCCAGCGCCGCCCCCGCGCCGCACACCGCCAGCACGTCGGGAGTGTTGTCGAGGTCGCTGCTGAGCACCGTGGCGACCACCTGAACATCGTTCCGGAAGCCTTTGGGGAACAGCGGCCGGATCGGGCGGTCCATCAGGCGCGCGCTCAGAGTCGCCCGCTCTCCCGGCCGCCCCTCGCGCTTAAAAAAACCGCCGGGGATCTTCCCGGCGGCGAACATCTTCTCTTCGTAGTCGCAGGTCAGCGGGAAAAAATCGATCCCCTCACGGGGCGCCGACGACATCGTCGCGGTGACCAGAACGAGCGTGTCCCCGGACCGAACGACCACCGCGGCGTTGGCCTGTTTGGCTAAGGTGCCGGTCTCGATCGAGATCGGGCGGGCGCCCACCTCCACGTCCACGCGGCCCGTCCTCCCCCCGTGCGCGACCTGGTCCGTTGTCACCGCTGCCGTCCTCCTCCGTGCATTATGTGGGTCGGTCCAATTCCCCGCCGAAACGGCGACGGAGCGGGATCCCCGCTCCGTCGTCTACCGCCGCAACCCAAGCCGATCGACGATTGCGCGATATCGCTCCAAGTGGTGGGTGTTGAGGTACGTCAAGAGCCGACGCCGCAACCCGACCATGCGCAGCAAACCCCGCCGCGAATGAAAATCGTTCTTGTGGATCTTCAAATGTTCGCTGAGGTGGTTGATGCGTCCGGTCAAACGCGCGATCTGAACGTCGGCGGATCCACTGTCCTTGGCGTGTCGCTGAAACTCGTTCACCGGGACCTGCTGCGTCGTCTCACCCTCTGCGCTCATCGCTCCACCTCCCATCAACCGTGCTCACCGCCGGAATCTGGCCCGCCCGCCGAAGCGCCGCCGGAGCTGCGGCCGCCCCCGCCACCTGCCTGGGTGCCACCGGTAAGTGAGGTATACCCCGACCCGGGGAAAAGACATGCCTGCCACACTTCTACCTATAATAACACACGCGTTCCGATGCTGGCAAACCTGGGTGGACGGAACCTTGCCGACGCTACCGCACGCGCTCGATGTAGTTCCCGGAGCGGGTATCGATCCGCACGGTCTCCCCGGCGGTCACAAAGAGGGGCACCTGCACGACGGTGCCCGTCTCCAATGTGGCGGGTTTGGTCCCGCCGCTTACAGTGTCGCCTCGAAAACCCGGCACGGTCTCGATGATCTTCAGGTCCACCGAATTGGGCAGCTCGATGCCGAGCGGCGTCTGCTCGTGGAAGACCACCGTCACATCCATGTTCTCCCGGAGAAACCGGGTCGCGTCGCCGACCAGGGCCGCCGACAGATGGAGTTGCTCGTAGTTGGTCTTATCCATCATCACGTACTCGTCGCCGGTCGAGTACAGATACTGCATGGTCTTCCGCTCGAGATACACCAGCGGAACCCGCTCGGCCGTGCGAAACGTCCGCTCCGTCGTGGAGCCGGTCTTGATATTCTTGATCTTGGCTTTGACGTAGGCCGGCCCCCGACCCACCTTCACATGGTCGGAAGCGATGATGACATACATCTCCCCGTCGAGCAGGAAATGCACCCCTGGACGAAAGTCATTGCTCGAGATCACACACGATCACCCATTCGG is a genomic window containing:
- a CDS encoding ribonuclease J; translation: MPSAPASGRAPAARRGDGLQVIPLGGLGEIGKNSTLIRLGRDLLVVDAGLMFPDEELPGIDLVIPDFRLLAAEGTVRGVVLTHGHEDHIGGLPYLLQAAPAPVYGTPLTLGLARRRVEESKEAPRMKGIPVRPRRPVRIGPFDVEFVHVNHSIPQACAIVVRTPAGTIVCTGDFKFDQTPIDGEPTDFSRLAEIGEAGVRLLLMDSTNVERPGYAPSERVVGGALDAIFARAGGRILVTTFASNVHRVAQVFRTAALHDRKVALAGRSMVDTVAIASELGVLTIPRGTLVPLEQIGRLPVKQVAILTTGSQGEPLSAMTRMAAGTHRLVTIAPGDTVVLSASPIPGNEAMVGRTINQLFRQGAEVIYGPQVHVSGHACQEELKLMLTLLRPNFFIPVHGEYRHLVLNQLLAQEVGIPKERTLLMENGQVVEVTPTRIARVGTVEAGNILVDGLGVGVGTVVLRDRRHLAQDGVVIALVALDRQSGELLAEPDIVSRGFVHVRESGGLIEECKQRVRETVTRCHDRGITEWGGVRSAIRDTLSRYVFEKTHRQPMILPLLVEV
- a CDS encoding uracil-DNA glycosylase, with amino-acid sequence MFVARSPRGLPALHGRIRRCRRCPLWRTRTYAVPGDGSARGGVIVVGEGPGREEDLTGRPFVGRAGGLLDALLASVGLGREDVYVTNVVKDRATTGGDRPRDRPPTPQEIAACAPWLTAQVALLRPRIVVTLGRYALEAFLPGAQIKEVHGRSQRRGAMTILPLYHPSYALHNPSVRPVLFRDIQALAALLHPSAEVPPP
- the dapA gene encoding 4-hydroxy-tetrahydrodipicolinate synthase, yielding MASFGQVLTAMVTPMDRALAVDYDRAAALAKRLVDTGSDGLVVCGTTGESPTLTDEEKIRLFATVREAVGTRAKVIAGTGTYNTAHSVHLTREAERVGCDGVLLVNPYYNKPSQEGLYQHFKAVAESTRLSVMLYNIQSRTSVNCEPATIARLADVPNIVAVKEASGNLDQMSQIRKLTPPEFHLYSGDDSLTLPLLAVGGTGVVSVASHLAGREIKAMIQAFQTGDVKRALGIHLRLWPLFKVIFITTNPTPVKAAMAMAGFEVGGLRLPLIEATPAERERIGAVLRDLALAPVAA
- a CDS encoding aspartate-semialdehyde dehydrogenase, with the protein product MPGFEVAVVGATGAVGQTVLRVLEERSFPVAALRATASARSAGRTVTFRGQPHTVVETTSEALAGVQIAFFGGGDGASERFARAAAAAGTLVIDKSSTFRMAPDVPLVIPEVNRHALRGHRGIIANPNCSTITMLMALAPLHAVVPIRRVVVCTYQSVSGAGRDQMDALLDQARRLLADEALLRERPQPDAVERVAGTAQPIAFNLLPQWKWMPGGVTEEEDKMIHETRKIMEADLPVSVTTVRVPILISHLMALHVEFARPFPVDRARAVLAAAPGVEVADDPDHGVFPTPLYATGRDACIVGRLRPDPTVPHGLCLVAVTDNLRKGAALNAVQIAEALIADGLAAERQNPKPPSRSLAGGS
- the dapB gene encoding 4-hydroxy-tetrahydrodipicolinate reductase gives rise to the protein MQVHRVVVAGAAGRMGRAAVRTIARREDMTVVGALGRKTGVGQDAGGVAGAGTIGVPITASLVDIFLMGRPTVLVDLTHGDAAAEHAAVALDHRVPVVIGATGLSVEAVTVLRERCAAQELGGILAPNFALGAVLMMEFARRAARFFPHAEIIELHHDRKRDAPSGTAARTARLVAEARGAAPEPPVTETVVAEGARGASIDAVPVHSVRLPGLVAHQVVLFGGPGQTLTIRHDSTSEESFMPGLVLAIQRVGALRRFVEGLEHVLDL
- a CDS encoding pitrilysin family protein, with amino-acid sequence MGMTMAVDQALYRRATLSNGVTVITEPMDHVRTVALGVWIAAGSRYEDTPHNGISHFIEHILFKGTATRSALAIAEAVDAIGGQLNAFTDKEHTCYYLRVLRDHLAEGMAILTDMLLHPAMDAEAVEKERQVLAEEIKMYEDAPDDLVHDVFAETLWPEHPLGRPVSGSLASLGGLTREDLQAYMAERYRPDAVLVTAAGLLDHEQIVDLADQFLGGWAGRAAPAVHVPPRPQRATAYRSKEIEQVHLCLGVPGLAQAHPDRYVLAVLDSALGSGMSSRLFQEIREERGLAYSISSYQSAYADAGAFVVYAGTSPAATREVVRLILAGLVRARDGLTVDEVARAKESLKGNLMLALETPGSRMSKLARSEQYFGRQITLDEIIADVDAVEGEAVRHLADSLLVPDRLALAAIGPFDQQPALIAAIEEEVRARAGA
- a CDS encoding polyribonucleotide nucleotidyltransferase yields the protein MTTDQVAHGGRTGRVDVEVGARPISIETGTLAKQANAAVVVRSGDTLVLVTATMSSAPREGIDFFPLTCDYEEKMFAAGKIPGGFFKREGRPGERATLSARLMDRPIRPLFPKGFRNDVQVVATVLSSDLDNTPDVLAVCGAGAALAISDIPFHGPIAAVRIGQVDGQLVVNPSLKLIDEKAMDLDLVVAGTRDGITMVEAGAREVSEERLLEALDLAHGEIKRIIAGIDDLVRRVGRAKLSVTPPAYPEIEAAVRETAAAKIAEALRRGDKLARETALAEVAADTQTTLADRFPGQAKIVGDLVDGVIKAEVRRMILNDGIRTDGRTPTEIRPLSAQVGLLPRVHGSGLFVRGQTQVLTACTLGTGQDEQIIDDLSTRDRKRYMHHYDFPPYSVGEARPMRSPGRREIGHGALAERAVEPMLPPEEEWPYTIRLVSLVLESNGSTSMASVCGSTLALMDAGVPIRKPVGGIAMGLITGPAGDPRVAILTDIQGIEDAMGDMDFKVAGTRDGVTALQMDIKIGGLSREIFRQALAQAREARMRILDAIVRTIPAPRSTMSPYAPRIITIVINPERIREVIGPGGKVINKITAETGVKIDIEQDGRVLIASADEEAAARAQRMIEDIVKEAKPGEIYKGRVTRLMNFGAFVEIFPGKEGLVHISELSRERVNKVEDVVKVGDELEVKVKEIDNLGRVNLTRRGLVPGDEVPAGLSPEGGDGGGGETRRAERFDRHDRGPRDRDHRGPRPPRRKPGP
- the rpsO gene encoding 30S ribosomal protein S15, whose product is MSAEGETTQQVPVNEFQRHAKDSGSADVQIARLTGRINHLSEHLKIHKNDFHSRRGLLRMVGLRRRLLTYLNTHHLERYRAIVDRLGLRR
- the efp gene encoding elongation factor P codes for the protein MISSNDFRPGVHFLLDGEMYVIIASDHVKVGRGPAYVKAKIKNIKTGSTTERTFRTAERVPLVYLERKTMQYLYSTGDEYVMMDKTNYEQLHLSAALVGDATRFLRENMDVTVVFHEQTPLGIELPNSVDLKIIETVPGFRGDTVSGGTKPATLETGTVVQVPLFVTAGETVRIDTRSGNYIERVR